A single genomic interval of Prunus dulcis chromosome 5, ALMONDv2, whole genome shotgun sequence harbors:
- the LOC117627911 gene encoding mavicyanin-like, protein MEPSKVVLFFFLLSTFQVLFVTCMKFEVGGKNGWEVPKSKNDQQMYNQWASDNRFKVDDTLHFNYTKDSVLVVTKDEYEKCHSAHPIFFSNHGVTVFTLDRPGLFYFISGVSGHCERGQKMIIKVLEPASPPQSADQNEQKNDAAVAMATISSATLMSCIMSFVGVLFF, encoded by the exons ATGGAACCCTCCAAAGTagttctcttcttttttcttctttctaccTTCCAAGTCTTGTTTGTAACTTGCATGAAATTTGAAGTTGGAGGCAAGAATGGGTGGGAGGTCCCCAAATCAAAGAATGACCAACAAATGTATAACCAATGGGCATCAGATAACAGGTTCAAGGTCGATGACACTCTCC ATTTCAACTACACCAAAGACTCGGTGCTGGTGGTGACCAAGGACGAGTACGAAAAATGCCATTCTGCTCatcccatcttcttctccaaccaTGGTGTGACTGTGTTCACATTAGACCGGCCTGGTTTGTTCTATTTCATTAGTGGGGTTTCTGGGCACTGCGAGAGAGGCCAGAAGATGATCATCAAAGTGTTGGAACCAGCAAGCCCACCTCAATCTGCTGACCAGAACGAGCAGAAGAATGATGCTGCAGTTGCAATGGCTACCATCTCTTCTGCAACTCTCATGTCCTGCATTATGTCATTTGTGGGGGTCCTTTTCTTCTGA
- the LOC117627910 gene encoding piriformospora indica-insensitive protein 2-like, with protein sequence MKNFSTIATQYIYVLFFLHCCCCTMFVLVLVQAADPSSSEAPMHKAEQQALYSAVQAFVGSWWNGSDLYPDPCGWTPIQGVYCDLYNDFWYVSVINIGPLYDNSLRCTTNIAEFSHHLFNLKHLKVLSFFSCFLSPSQNPITISTSNWEKLANSLESLEFRSNPGLIGTVPNTFGYLRNLQSLVLLENGLGGNLPEEIGTLVNLRRLVLAGNQFSGKIPESFGGLSKLLILDASRNKLSGSLPFTFGSLTSLLKLDLSNNMLEGKLPREIGRLKNLTLLDLGSNKISGGLAQSLEELVSVKEMVISNNPMGGGLKSIEWQNLQSLEILDLSNTCLTGNIHKSMAEMKRLRFLGLNSNNLSGRVSPRLAALPCIGALYLYGNNFTGELEFSESFYRRMGRRFGAWNNPKLCYRAEVNSTGHVPYGVKSCKQETTISGNVISNAKFSEANWDHSIQFVASLGFSSCNLDGVLWVIIVQGMLFILLL encoded by the exons ATGAAGAACTTCTCCACTATTGCAACTCAATATATTTATGTGCTATTCTTCTTGcactgctgctgctgcaccATGTTTGTTCTGGTTTTAGTGCAAGCAGCAGACCCTTCATCATCGGAAGCACCCATGCACAAAGCAGAGCAACAAGCTCTTTACTCTGCTGTTCAAGCCTTTGTGGGCAGCTGGTGGAACGGCTCAGATCTTTATCCTGACCCTTGTGGCTGGACCCCAATTCAG GGAGTCTATTGTGATCTCTACAATGACTTCTGGTATGTTAGTGTTATAAACATCGGGCCGCTCTACGACAACTCTCTTCGGTGCACCACAAATATTGCTGAGTTTTCACATCACCTGTTCAACCTCAAGCACTTGAAGGTCCTCTCATTTTTCAGTTGCTTCCTCTCACCAAGCCAAAACCCTATAACAATTTCCACTTCGAACTGGGAAAAGCTTGCAAACAGCTTAGAATCCTTGGAGTTTCGATCAAACCCCGGTCTCATTGGAACAGTTCCAAACACTTTTGGTTACCTCAGAAACCTGCAATCTCTAGTTCTGCTAGAAAATGGATTAGGAGGCAACTTGCCTGAGGAAATAGGCACTTTGGTCAACTTGAGGCGGCTTGTCCTTGCAGGAAACCAATTTTCAGGTAAGATTCCAGAAAGCTTTGGAGGGTTGAGTAAGCTCTTAATATTGGATGCAAGCAGAAATAAACTGTCTGGTTCATTGCCTTTTACTTTTGGAAGTTTGACTTCACTTCTAAAGCTGGACTTAAGCAACAATATGTTGGAGGGGAAGTTGCCTAGAGAGATTGGAAGGCTAAAAAATCTCACACTTTTAGACCTTGGCAGTAACAAAATATCTGGTGGGTTAGCTCAGTCACTTGAAGAACTGGTTTCCGTAAAAGAAATGGTGATATCCAACAACCCAATGGGGGGCGGCTTGAAGAGCATTGAGTGGCAAAATCTACAAAGCTTGGAAATTTTGGACCTTTCAAACACATGCTTGACAGGGAACATTCACAAGTCCATGGCAGAAATGAAAAGGCTTAGATTTTTAGGACTTAACAGCAACAATCTCTCAGGAAGAGTATCTCCAAGGCTGGCAGCTCTGCCTTGCATTGGTGCTCTTTACCTTTATGGCAACAATTTCACTGGAGAACTTGAATTCTCAGAATCCTTTTATAGGAGGATGGGGAGGCGCTTTGGAGCTTGGAACAACCCAAAACTTTGTTACAGGGCTGAAGTAAATTCAACAGGCCATGTTCCTTATGGGGTAAAATCATGTAAGCAAGAAACCACTATTTCTGGTAATGTTATTTCAAATGCCAAGTTCAGTGAAGCAAATTGGGATCACAGTATCCAATTTGTGGCATCCTTGGGATTTTCAAGTTGTAATCTTGATGGGGTTCTGTGGGTTATTATTGTCCAAGGGATGttgtttattcttcttctttga
- the LOC117627890 gene encoding uncharacterized protein LOC117627890 has product MSKDSEKRFHSIMDKLFFAPKSAPSPTSGSSSAQTSRGKKRANPSSALALVEPKSRSDRVEAAQHLSVPPAPAHAPLCRPWDRGDLMRRVATFKSMTWFAKPKVVSAINCARRGWINVDTDIIACESCGARLFFSTPSSWNQQQVEKAALVFSLKLDNGHKILCPWIDNTCDEILAEFPPTPPPVLVDKFRERCSALLQLSVLPVISSSAIQYMKSPQLEQFLGQSSMFYGNGSGDIARTEHSDNEGSADSAKLYYQAQKLISLCGWEPRSLPYVVDSENRLNHSVMKANISSSSHSATNGQNPSINVHSTRNDELVEVERNASTSSSIQSEPNSVVLDCKLCGASVGLWAFSTVPRPLEFFRLVGYAEVHSESHPGTPDSSTKNHLDNRVDTVGAGSDGATLSKERFSNLNLTIAGGPPPTKQNFKATISLPVIGRNLRARFSYDSEFRDSMSVSQEVMQSDSQMDKGDKHDRENAGNVGLENSEVRDPRTASDANITYENGETDKNDSLVMVSSEGKLLQSGIVVDGSEKQDSPSVPSNLEDNADVNSSITDAQPTSNCEGSENRVLIPINNELVACSSGKDLTHVLPGCTMEFDPIRQHRYFCPWIVSAGNGAPGWKQTLSALQRQEGGSPSSKSIIKVDDPVTSIRNLFTSPPPKRMKPTVLTRNTKQ; this is encoded by the exons atGTCGAAAGATTCTGAGAAGAGGTTCCATTCCATCATGGACAAGCTCTTTTTCGCTCCCAAATCTGCGCCAAGCCCCACTTCCGG TTCATCGAGTGCACAAACATCAAGAGGCAAAAAGCGAGCAAATCCATCTTCTGCATTAGCATTGGTGGAACCAAAATCGAGAAGTGATAGAGTGGAGGCCGCGCAGCATTTGTCAGTTCCCCCTGCACCGGCTCATGCTCCACTCTGTAGGCCATGGGACCGTGGGGATCTTATGAGGAGGGTAGCTACATTCAAGTCTATGACTTGGTTTGCCAAGCCTAAG GTGGTCAGTGCTATAAATTGTGCCAGAAGAGGTTGGATCAATGTAGATACGGATATAATAGCATGTGAATCATGCGGGGCACGTCTCTTCTTTTCTACTCCATCATCTTGGAATCAGCAGCAAG TTGAGAAGGCAGCCTTGGTATTTAGTTTAAAGCTGGACAATGGACATAAAATACTTTGTCCATGGATTGACAATACTTGTGATGAAATACTGGCAGAGTTTCCACCTACCCCGCCTCCGGTTTTAGTTGATAAATTTAGAGAACGCTGCTCTGCTCTTTTACAACTGTCAGTTCTTCCTGTGATTTCTTCTTCAGCCATTCAGTACATGAAGAGCCCTCAGCTCGAGCAATTTCTTGGACAGTCTTCTATGTTTTATGGCAATGGGTCTGGCGACATTGCTAGAACAGAACATTCTGACAATGAAGGCAGTGCAGATTCTGCTAAGTTGTATTATCAG GCACAAAAGCTCATAAGCTTATGCGGCTGGGAACCTCGTTCACTACCTTATGTTGTTGATTCTGAGAACAGACTAAATCATTCGGTCATGAAGGCAAATATTTCAAGTTCATCTCATTCAGCTACTAATGGACAAAATCCAAGCATCAATGTGCACTCTACTAGGAATGATGAACTTGTGGAGGTAGAGAGAAATGCCAGCACTTCTAGTTCTATACAGTCTGAACCCAATTCTGTTGTCTTAGATTGCAAGCTTTGTGGAGCCAGTGTAGGATTATGGGCTTTCTCAACAGTTCCACGGCCTCTGGAATTTTTCAGATTAGTTGGGTATGCAGAAGTACATTCTGAAAGTCATCCTGGAACCCCTGATTCAAGCACTAAAAATCATCTTGACAATAGGGTAGATACTGTAGGTGCTGGCTCAGATGGTGCAACATTGTCGAAGGAGAGGttctcaaatttaaatttgacaATTGCTGGGGGTCCTCCACCAACAAAACAGAACTTCAAAGCAACAATTTCTTTACCTGTTATTGGCCGGAATTTAAGGGCCCGGTTTTCATATGATTCTGAGTTTAGAGATAGTATGTCTGTTAGCCAAGAAGTTATGCAATCTGATTCCCAGATGGATAAGGGGGACAAACATGACCGAGAAAATGCAGGAAATGTCGGATTGGAGAATTCAGAAGTCAGGGACCCTAGAACAGCCTCTGACGccaatatcacatatgaaaatGGTGAAACGGACAAAAATGACTCGCTGGTGATGGTTTCTAGCGAAGGAAAATTGTTACAATCAGGAATCGTTGTGGATGGCAGCGAAAAACAAGATTCTCCAAGTGTTCCATCTAACTTGGAAGACAATGCAGATGTTAACAGCTCCATAACTGATGCCCAACCCACCTCAAACTGCGAGGGTAGTGAAAACAGAGTGCTAATTCCCATAAACAATGAACTTGTGGCCTGCAGTAGTG GGAAGGACCTAACGCATGTATTGCCTGGTTGCACGATGGAGTTTGATCCTATCAGGCAGCATAGATATTTCTGCCCCTGGATTGTATCAGCAGGTAATGGGGCACCTGGATGGAAACAAACACTATCTGCTTTACAACGACAGGAAGGGGGTTCTCCTTCGTCTAAATCCATAATTAAG GTCGATGACCCTGTCACTTCAATCAGAAATCTTTTCACGTCTCCTCCTCCAAAAAGAATGAAGCCAACTGTTTTAACTCGAAACACTAAACAGTAG
- the LOC117627891 gene encoding peptidyl-prolyl cis-trans isomerase CYP26-2, chloroplastic — translation MLQSPKFLQSSAPPPTPPSPVPQLQVVPTCSSFPSIKQCCKFSRRDLTIGSNSLILALLASQSLEALLPSRAQAENLVDDDTNRTEQEAQTSNATAATCTDRSPTKRAFLDISIDGEPVGRIIIGLHEDDAPVGAARFGSLVSGAAGTSYRRKEFVKIMPNYVQHGGVRSFGVDAELAKKTGTNLEVDNLTEEWDRLNEKCAGIKNKAGTVGIVVRDPSRPPPKMKLVARKGKLEIDQEEVGTAPNGTEFVITTKDSPELDASTLVVGTVLEGKEVVEKIGAVKTVQENTSSPYFRVAKLIGDKRAVVAERGFNRPYTKVVITNCGLMK, via the exons ATGTTACAAAGCCCAAAATTCTTGCAATCCTCCGCTCCTCCTCCAACACCACCATCACCCGTTCCACAACTCCAAGTTGTACCCACTTGCTCATCCTTCCCTTCCATCAAACAATGCTGCAAATTCTCACGTAGAGATCTCACAATTGGAAGCAATTCTCTTATACTTGCTCTTCTGGCCTCGCAGAGTTTAGAGGCTTTGTTACCGTCCAGAGCACAAGCCGAGAACCTTGTAGACGACGACACAAACAGAACTGAACAAGAAGCACAAACTTCAAATGCTACTGCTGCTACATGCACTGACAGAAGCCCAACAAAGCGTGCATTTCTCGATATATCCATTGATGGAGAGCCTGTTGGTCGCATAATAATTGGGCTACACGAAGACGATGCCCCTGTTGGAGCTGCGAGATTTGGCAGTCTTGTGAGTGGAGCTGCTGGGACTAGCTACAGAAGGAAAGAGTTTGTTAAGATTATGCCCAACTACGTTCAACATGGAGGCGTGAGATCTTTTGGTGTAGATGCTGAGCTCGCAAAGAAGACAGGAACCAATTTGGAAGTTGACAATCTGACGGAAGAGTGGGACAGACTGAATGAAAAGTGTGCAGGGATCAAGAACAAGGCTGGAACTGTGGGCATTGTTGTGAGAGATCCTTCAAGACCACCCCCCAAGATGAAGTTGGTTGCCCGAAAAGGGAAGTTGGAGATTGATCAAGAGGAGGTTGGCACGGCCCCGAATGGAACAGAGTTTGTGATCACCACCAAGGATTCGCCTGAGCTCGATGCTTCAACATTGGTGGTTGGAACAGTCCTGGAAGGTAAGGAGGTGGTGGAGAAGATTGGTGCGGTGAAGACAGTCCAAGAGAATACCAGTTCACCTTATTTCAG GGTGGCCAAGCTGATAGGAGATAAGAGAGCTGTTGTGGCCGAAAGAGGATTCAACCGCCCTTACACAAAGGTGGTTATCACAAACTGTGGCTTGATGAAGTAA
- the LOC117627975 gene encoding single-stranded DNA-binding protein, mitochondrial, which produces MSTSSSLATLSRRLCRSLHSNPMNVLSMRFCTTTTTDLSSSSSDSSDSDESNPLNSEPNSPQDNVPPPQPPPEDSNPKKIFYDRPLENGLDVGIYKAILVGLVGQSPLQKKLKSGATVTMFSVGTGGIRNNRRPFNNEDPSEYANRCAIQWHRVCIYPDNLGMIAMKNALPGSRLYLEGNLETKIFTDPISGLVRRVREIAVRRNGRLVFLGKGDGAEQPPKWGLKSVGYY; this is translated from the exons ATGTCTACCTCCTCCTCCCTGGCTACGCTCTCCAGGAGACTCTGTCGCTCTCTGCACTCAAATCCTATGAATGTACTCTCTATGCGCTTCTGCACCACCACGACCACCgacctctcctcctcctccagcGACAGCTCTGACTCAGACGAGTCCAACCCTCTCAACTCGGAGCCCAACTCGCCCCAAGACAACGTCCCCCCACCACAGCCGCCACCAGAGGACTCCAATCCGAAAAAAATTTTCTACGATCGCCCGCTCGAGAACGGCCTCGACGTAGGCATTTACAAG GCGATACTGGTGGGGCTGGTGGGGCAGAGTCCGTTGCAGAAGAAGCTGAAGAGCGGGGCCACGGTCACCATGTTTTCTGTTGGGACCGGCGGCATTCGGAACAACCGGAGGCCGTTCAATAACGAGGACCCGTCGGAGTACGCAAATCGCTGTGCCATTCAGTGGCACCGCGTTTGCATTTATCCAGATAATCTTGGCATGATCGCCATGAAGAATGCTTTGCCTGG TTCACGTTTATACTTGGAAGGTAATCTGGAGACCAAAATATTTACTGACCCGATAAGTGGGCTTGTTCGACGTGTTAGAGAGATTGCTGTTCGTAGAAATG GTCGCCTTGTGTTTTTGGGTAAAGGTGATGGTGCTGAACAACCGCCGAAATGGGGGCTGAAAAGTGTTGGCTACTACtga